A window from Candidatus Neomarinimicrobiota bacterium encodes these proteins:
- a CDS encoding DUF4186 domain-containing protein: MTDFTEITKDKRTQQVNDVLERLNQSPFRRRFKLKGPERDYLRKKKMNTIMKHAAEFIENRVAPANPSKDGKQTPMKNHPVFIAQHATATCCRGCLEKWHGIERGHRLNSEEIGYILTMIRIWLERNR, encoded by the coding sequence ATGACTGATTTTACGGAGATCACCAAAGATAAACGAACCCAACAGGTCAACGACGTTTTGGAGCGGCTGAATCAATCTCCATTCAGGCGACGATTCAAACTCAAGGGGCCGGAACGGGACTATCTTCGGAAGAAAAAGATGAACACCATTATGAAACACGCCGCCGAATTTATCGAGAATAGGGTTGCTCCGGCTAATCCGTCGAAGGACGGAAAGCAGACGCCAATGAAAAACCATCCGGTTTTCATTGCGCAGCACGCCACCGCCACTTGCTGCCGGGGATGCCTGGAAAAATGGCATGGAATTGAGAGGGGACATCGGTTAAATTCCGAAGAGATTGGCTATATTTTGACGATGATCCGGATCTGGTTGGAACGCAACAGGTAA